A stretch of Methanococcus voltae PS DNA encodes these proteins:
- a CDS encoding ATPase domain-containing protein — protein sequence MKYAKIELERDDVHKRFGGGIPYGSIIHIEGEESSGKSILSQRLSYGFLQNSYSLSYISTQSTTTEFVKQMTSLKYMINKKLLNGNLLYIPVYPLISDNTQKDDFIKKSMTTRAFYEKDIIIFDCLSTLISNDASEVQVGDLMSFLKRIASMNKIIVYTINPKELSDQVVTMLRTAATMVIKTETFSFGGNLKNSAKIVKYNMAAGPFQKVMVFRVDPGLGIAVEISSVA from the coding sequence ATGAAATATGCTAAAATAGAGCTTGAAAGAGACGATGTTCATAAGCGTTTTGGGGGAGGTATCCCTTATGGTAGTATTATCCATATTGAAGGTGAGGAATCTTCTGGTAAATCTATACTTTCCCAAAGGCTTAGCTACGGCTTTTTACAAAATTCATATTCATTATCCTATATTTCCACACAATCGACCACCACAGAATTTGTTAAACAAATGACTTCTTTGAAATATATGATAAATAAGAAATTATTAAATGGTAATTTATTATATATTCCTGTTTATCCTTTAATTTCAGATAATACTCAAAAGGATGATTTTATAAAAAAATCAATGACTACAAGAGCATTTTATGAAAAAGATATTATTATTTTTGATTGTCTTTCTACATTAATATCTAATGACGCAAGTGAAGTCCAAGTAGGCGATTTAATGTCTTTTTTAAAGAGAATAGCGTCAATGAATAAGATTATCGTATATACGATAAATCCAAAAGAACTTTCTGACCAAGTAGTAACGATGTTAAGAACTGCTGCTACAATGGTTATAAAAACCGAAACATTCTCTTTCGGTGGCAATCTTAAAAATTCTGCCAAAATAGTAAAATATAATATGGCTGCAGGACCATTCCAAAAAGTAATGGTATTTAGAGTTGACCCAGGACTTGGAATTGCAGTAGAGATATCCTCAGTGGCATAA
- a CDS encoding FlaD/FlaE family flagellar protein, which translates to MIGKVDMDYASLEEEYMTESEMEDYLDELRHKIPSFIVELLKNNLKNRNLTRNQLNKIVNRVSDLYFGKKPEDKKAAELTNKINDLSHKLDALMKVATVSSATKVSDDIKKEIDNLDELDLAVESPKVLESPKTLEPVQKIEEIDEIEISEIDTDDELPIYEEELIPEIELIENPEVDTEVDTINSENYNSDVVINNSAKIESLPEPTKELDRTTGLENEVKIPMDYVEVKNMESEIAKINENTRLHELPEDTLSTMLIFKWLEFLISRVGTNNLVDVLDYYYTLKWISGKSVNKLLKISKNMKYFHEDMEWKASKSMTPEDHVVSLLYIEKLAGRPISMDELEEMEREITRIKKWANELQTL; encoded by the coding sequence ATGATTGGTAAAGTAGATATGGATTACGCTTCTCTTGAAGAAGAGTATATGACAGAAAGTGAAATGGAAGACTATCTCGATGAATTAAGACATAAGATTCCATCATTTATTGTAGAATTATTGAAAAATAATTTAAAAAACAGAAATTTGACCCGAAATCAATTAAATAAAATCGTAAATAGAGTTTCAGACCTTTACTTCGGTAAGAAACCAGAAGATAAAAAAGCTGCTGAATTAACTAATAAAATAAATGATTTAAGTCATAAACTAGATGCACTGATGAAAGTAGCAACTGTATCATCTGCAACAAAGGTTTCGGATGATATTAAAAAGGAAATTGATAATTTAGATGAATTGGATTTAGCTGTCGAATCTCCGAAGGTATTAGAAAGCCCAAAAACTTTGGAGCCTGTTCAAAAAATTGAAGAAATAGATGAAATAGAAATTTCTGAAATTGATACTGACGACGAATTGCCAATTTATGAAGAAGAATTAATTCCTGAAATAGAATTAATTGAAAATCCCGAAGTTGATACAGAAGTTGATACAATTAATTCTGAAAATTACAATAGTGATGTAGTAATAAATAATTCAGCAAAAATCGAATCCTTACCTGAGCCTACTAAAGAATTAGATAGAACTACAGGTCTTGAAAACGAAGTTAAAATTCCTATGGATTATGTGGAGGTAAAAAATATGGAGTCAGAAATTGCTAAAATCAATGAAAATACTAGACTTCACGAATTGCCAGAAGATACATTGTCAACAATGCTTATATTCAAATGGTTAGAATTTTTAATCAGCAGAGTTGGTACAAATAACTTAGTAGATGTTTTAGACTACTACTATACATTAAAATGGATATCTGGTAAATCAGTAAATAAATTATTGAAAATCTCAAAAAATATGAAATATTTCCACGAAGATATGGAGTGGAAAGCAAGTAAATCAATGACCCCTGAGGATCACGTAGTTTCTTTACTCTACATTGAAAAATTGGCTGGAAGACCAATTTCAATGGATGAACTTGAAGAAATGGAAAGAGAAATTACAAGAATCAAAAAATGGGCGAATGAATTACAAACATTGTAA
- a CDS encoding FlaD/FlaE family flagellar protein, whose product MNTATLSSILLESHKPAKLETIPEDSYSSIFVFKWLEYLCERVGHSNVPDVLEFYYNLGWVSDKAIAKLLKFSKGIGLDDDEIETSVGKLTIADHLVSLLFIERLNGKKVSSEALDKLEWEIRRIKKGAEQYYGI is encoded by the coding sequence ATGAACACTGCTACATTATCGTCAATCTTGCTTGAAAGCCACAAACCTGCAAAATTAGAAACAATCCCTGAAGACTCATACTCCTCAATCTTTGTATTTAAATGGTTGGAGTACTTATGTGAAAGAGTAGGTCATTCAAACGTTCCAGATGTTTTAGAATTCTACTACAATTTAGGATGGGTTTCAGATAAAGCTATCGCTAAATTATTAAAATTCTCAAAAGGAATCGGATTAGATGACGACGAAATTGAAACATCAGTAGGAAAATTAACTATTGCTGACCACTTAGTATCTTTATTATTTATCGAAAGATTAAATGGTAAAAAAGTATCTTCTGAAGCATTAGATAAATTAGAATGGGAAATTAGAAGAATTAAGAAAGGAGCAGAGCAATACTATGGGATTTAG
- a CDS encoding flagellar protein F: MILTTLLICSVYLYSSVDVVSSKFTNAYSQHAESLQGKMNENLELVEITKLGDDIVLKLSNNGTETLSCEHWTVMYNGTPKAYIANQSYVAPMDTVQISINGSTPCRISLISEYGNKYYYKL; the protein is encoded by the coding sequence TTGATACTAACAACACTACTGATCTGTTCTGTATATCTTTACAGTTCAGTGGATGTTGTATCCTCTAAATTTACAAATGCTTATTCTCAGCATGCAGAAAGTTTGCAGGGTAAGATGAATGAAAATTTAGAACTTGTTGAAATAACAAAATTAGGTGATGATATAGTTTTGAAACTGTCCAACAATGGCACGGAAACGTTAAGTTGTGAACATTGGACTGTTATGTACAATGGGACGCCTAAAGCCTATATTGCAAATCAAAGTTATGTAGCACCAATGGATACGGTTCAAATATCAATAAATGGATCGACACCTTGTAGAATTTCCTTAATTTCCGAATATGGGAATAAATACTATTATAAATTGTAA
- a CDS encoding flagella accessory protein C — MPNISEIIDDIKQKIKLGKKNDTTPLEDDSEDEFSFVLDEETTAESDNDLVAANEELLAKMGELESKFPKIEMMVTNLRKENENLRSDIHNINENFQDMMALYEVVSNQINPFIGISKVTATSMEKVEKIEHESTNLKKRVEELQNDVVILANVYLQEHDIDLDGVINEILAEEEFSKAILGEDSDDW; from the coding sequence ATGCCCAATATCTCTGAAATAATCGATGATATAAAACAGAAGATCAAATTGGGCAAGAAGAATGATACTACACCTCTTGAAGATGATTCTGAAGACGAATTCAGCTTCGTATTAGATGAGGAAACCACAGCCGAATCAGATAATGATTTAGTAGCTGCAAATGAAGAACTTCTTGCCAAAATGGGTGAACTTGAATCCAAGTTTCCGAAGATTGAAATGATGGTCACCAACCTAAGAAAAGAAAATGAAAATCTTAGAAGTGACATTCATAACATAAACGAGAATTTTCAAGACATGATGGCTCTCTATGAAGTGGTTTCAAATCAAATAAATCCATTTATTGGAATTTCCAAAGTTACTGCAACCAGTATGGAAAAAGTGGAAAAAATTGAACATGAATCTACGAATCTTAAAAAAAGAGTTGAAGAGTTACAAAATGATGTAGTAATTCTTGCAAATGTATACTTACAAGAACATGATATTGACTTAGATGGAGTAATTAATGAAATACTCGCAGAAGAAGAATTCTCCAAAGCGATATTAGGAGAGGATTCCGATGATTGGTAA
- a CDS encoding flagellin translates to MKIKEFMSNKKGASGIGTLIVFIAMVLVAAVAASVLINTSGFLQQKASTTGKESTEQVASGLQISQVMGMHNNSNINKTAIYISPNAGSSAIDLSQAVIMLSDGSNKRVYKYNESSYKDLTNGGDIFDNANVEWIKATATKFGIVVIQDADDSCTAANPVINKGDLVAITLNTTSFSTTPRTSITGTVQPEFGAPGIISFTTPATYLNDSKVVQLQ, encoded by the coding sequence ATGAAAATAAAAGAATTCATGAGTAACAAAAAAGGTGCTTCAGGAATTGGTACCTTAATAGTATTCATAGCAATGGTATTAGTTGCGGCAGTAGCTGCAAGTGTTTTAATTAACACAAGTGGCTTTTTACAACAAAAAGCTTCAACAACCGGAAAAGAAAGTACAGAACAAGTTGCAAGTGGTTTACAAATATCACAAGTTATGGGAATGCACAACAATTCTAACATAAACAAAACTGCAATATACATTTCACCTAACGCAGGAAGTTCAGCAATTGATTTAAGCCAAGCTGTAATCATGTTATCAGATGGTTCAAACAAAAGAGTTTATAAATACAATGAATCATCATACAAAGATTTAACCAATGGTGGAGACATCTTTGATAATGCTAACGTAGAATGGATTAAAGCAACTGCAACAAAATTCGGTATCGTAGTTATCCAAGATGCTGACGACTCATGTACTGCAGCTAACCCAGTTATCAACAAAGGTGACTTAGTAGCAATTACACTTAACACAACATCATTCTCAACAACTCCAAGAACATCAATCACTGGTACAGTTCAACCAGAATTTGGTGCACCAGGTATCATCTCATTTACCACCCCAGCTACCTACTTAAACGATTCAAAAGTAGTTCAATTACAATAG
- a CDS encoding flagellin yields MLKNFMKNKKGAVGIGTLIIFIALVLVAAVAASVIINTAGKLQHKAAVVGQESTQQVASGLQVVKITGHSVDQYNLDKIAILVSPNIGDEIDLATTVVTFSTDDRKMSLLYDSSNASNGGKVRLSTANGTSDIFKYDDVYAIGAWPFEDPTYGQSDQDPNEKKFGIVVLQDMDNSVSGEHPTVNYGDKVLLAINIGNIVGENIGNRIRIQGEVVPEFGAPGIIDFTTPPVYANRVVALQ; encoded by the coding sequence ATGTTAAAAAATTTCATGAAAAATAAGAAGGGTGCCGTCGGTATTGGTACGCTGATAATTTTCATAGCTCTTGTTTTAGTAGCGGCCGTAGCTGCTTCAGTTATTATAAATACAGCAGGTAAATTACAACATAAAGCTGCAGTGGTTGGGCAAGAAAGTACCCAGCAAGTTGCAAGCGGTTTACAAGTAGTTAAAATAACAGGTCACAGTGTTGACCAATATAATTTAGATAAAATAGCAATATTGGTATCTCCGAATATTGGGGATGAAATTGATTTGGCAACCACTGTCGTTACATTTTCTACAGATGATAGAAAAATGTCTCTATTATACGATTCTAGTAATGCAAGTAATGGTGGAAAGGTAAGATTGTCAACGGCAAATGGTACATCAGATATTTTCAAATATGATGACGTATATGCCATAGGTGCATGGCCTTTTGAAGATCCAACCTACGGTCAAAGTGACCAAGACCCTAATGAAAAGAAATTCGGTATCGTAGTACTCCAAGATATGGATAATTCAGTTTCTGGAGAACATCCTACCGTTAATTACGGAGATAAGGTGTTATTAGCTATAAATATAGGTAATATTGTCGGAGAAAATATCGGCAACAGAATAAGAATTCAAGGGGAAGTAGTTCCTGAATTCGGTGCACCTGGTATAATAGATTTTACAACGCCACCAGTATATGCAAATAGAGTTGTAGCACTCCAATAA
- a CDS encoding flagellin, which yields MASNVFSEIILFVSVLIITAAVSGILATSTHKISLGLEQRGDALSSQLTKDFEIINDPGYVLKNATDTTMIYLKNTGKSPITFDKEVISVLVDGNPVEISNTYVEGDSSVRVLGSSKVGKLHITYNTSGYHRFKVVTSEGIARTFTGEIV from the coding sequence ATGGCTTCGAATGTATTTTCAGAAATCATTTTATTTGTTAGTGTTTTGATAATCACTGCAGCAGTATCTGGAATTCTTGCAACGAGCACTCATAAAATTTCATTGGGGTTAGAACAAAGGGGTGACGCTCTTTCGTCTCAACTTACGAAGGATTTTGAAATAATAAATGACCCAGGATATGTTCTCAAGAATGCAACAGATACTACAATGATATATCTAAAAAATACGGGTAAATCTCCTATAACTTTCGATAAAGAAGTTATAAGTGTATTGGTTGATGGAAATCCTGTGGAAATATCCAATACTTATGTTGAAGGCGATAGCTCTGTTAGAGTGCTGGGTAGCTCTAAAGTTGGTAAGTTACACATAACCTACAACACAAGTGGTTACCATAGATTTAAAGTTGTAACTAGTGAAGGTATTGCAAGAACTTTTACCGGAGAAATAGTTTAA
- a CDS encoding flagellin yields the protein MNIKEFLSNKKGASGIGTLIVFIAMVLVAAVAASVLINTSGFLQQKASTTGKESTEQVASGLQVTGVTGVNSTDSENITHIVAYITPNAGSSAIDLSQAKLFVTYNGVSAVLKANESAIDGTSGTPDVLSATLLSNTSATEYQVVSLQDFDGSVAKNQVINKGDLVAIAISTGQVFSSTKGIPTRAHVSGKLQPEFGAPGIIEFTTPATFTTKVVELQ from the coding sequence ATGAACATAAAAGAATTTTTAAGCAATAAAAAAGGTGCTTCAGGAATTGGTACCTTAATAGTATTCATAGCAATGGTATTAGTTGCGGCAGTAGCTGCAAGTGTTTTAATTAACACAAGTGGCTTTTTACAACAAAAAGCTTCAACAACAGGAAAAGAAAGTACAGAACAAGTTGCAAGTGGTTTACAAGTAACCGGTGTAACCGGTGTTAACAGTACTGACAGTGAAAATATTACACACATTGTAGCATACATTACACCTAACGCAGGAAGTTCAGCAATTGACTTAAGTCAAGCTAAATTATTCGTTACATACAATGGCGTAAGTGCTGTTTTAAAAGCAAATGAATCTGCAATAGATGGTACATCAGGAACACCTGACGTATTAAGCGCTACCTTATTATCAAATACATCTGCTACCGAATACCAGGTAGTTTCATTACAGGACTTTGACGGTTCAGTAGCTAAAAACCAAGTTATCAACAAAGGTGACTTAGTGGCTATTGCAATTAGTACTGGACAAGTTTTCTCATCAACAAAAGGTATACCTACCAGAGCACACGTTTCAGGTAAATTACAACCAGAATTTGGTGCACCAGGTATCATTGAGTTTACAACACCAGCTACATTCACAACAAAAGTTGTTGAATTACAATAA
- a CDS encoding flagellin — protein MKVKEFMNNKKGATGVGTLIVFIAMVLVAAVAASVLINTSGFLQQKASSTGTESTEQVSTGLKIVQTCGKLNEPIIDRLTIYVTPSPGSKPVDLKNTKLLMTDGHSTATVSYSSTYFENNNKQIFDVTGSKAWNNGAILPEYNFGVIVIQDDDGSCTAESPVIGKGDMAVITINCTNLDLAPRTRLNGYLQSEIGFKTQFTYILPNAYDKTEDVVILQ, from the coding sequence ATGAAAGTAAAAGAGTTTATGAATAACAAAAAAGGTGCAACTGGTGTGGGCACATTAATAGTATTCATAGCAATGGTATTGGTTGCGGCAGTAGCTGCAAGTGTTTTAATAAATACAAGTGGCTTTTTACAACAAAAAGCTTCATCAACAGGAACAGAAAGCACGGAACAAGTTTCAACGGGATTAAAGATTGTTCAAACATGCGGTAAATTAAATGAGCCAATTATTGATAGGCTTACAATATATGTTACACCTTCACCAGGTAGTAAACCAGTGGATTTAAAAAATACTAAATTATTAATGACCGATGGACATTCAACAGCGACTGTATCTTATAGTAGCACTTATTTTGAAAATAATAATAAACAAATATTTGATGTAACCGGTTCAAAAGCTTGGAATAACGGTGCAATTTTGCCAGAGTATAATTTTGGAGTGATTGTTATTCAAGACGACGATGGTTCATGTACTGCAGAATCTCCCGTAATTGGAAAAGGTGATATGGCAGTAATAACAATAAATTGTACAAATTTAGACTTAGCACCTAGAACAAGGTTGAATGGATATTTACAATCAGAAATAGGTTTTAAAACACAATTTACTTATATCTTACCAAATGCGTATGATAAAACTGAAGATGTAGTTATATTACAATAA